A single window of Psychromonas ingrahamii 37 DNA harbors:
- a CDS encoding HprK-related kinase B: MTKQLNDIVGQLNIDPNDCQYHFNLVLERVQLNVHCNTQELVIALQEYFSAYAPLQGDFDQSFDIFMVESAPVEQDLAWNNWPRELGKRGLKDSYIDIDGGRWLRKIKTGMVYFQGNDCRLAMGPCQANFSQVINYVINQYMNYLQQDGDLICHAAALSLAGRGVAVAAFSGGGKSTTMLKLLDQENAKFVSNDRLFIRQKDGQCIARGVPKLPRVNPGTLLYNPKLKSILSDSEQARLSVLPKSELWDLEQKYDVMVASVYGDEKIQVDCELQDLLLLNWHRDNTDNTQIKAIDIATRPDLIAAIAKSPGPFYHNNKGDFLMDPSLPADKLYIDALKGVNVYEVSGCADFNKLVELYLTKIEA; this comes from the coding sequence ATGACTAAGCAGTTAAACGATATAGTAGGTCAGTTAAATATTGACCCGAATGATTGCCAGTATCACTTTAATTTGGTATTGGAACGAGTGCAATTAAATGTGCACTGTAATACTCAAGAACTGGTTATTGCATTGCAAGAGTACTTTTCAGCTTATGCTCCTTTGCAGGGCGATTTTGATCAGTCATTTGATATATTTATGGTCGAATCGGCGCCGGTTGAGCAAGATCTAGCCTGGAATAATTGGCCAAGGGAGTTGGGTAAACGCGGGCTTAAAGACAGTTATATTGACATTGATGGTGGCCGATGGCTGCGTAAAATAAAGACGGGAATGGTCTATTTTCAGGGCAATGATTGTCGCTTAGCGATGGGTCCCTGCCAGGCGAATTTTAGTCAGGTGATTAATTATGTGATTAACCAGTATATGAACTATTTGCAGCAGGATGGCGACTTGATTTGCCATGCTGCCGCACTCAGTTTGGCCGGCCGAGGTGTTGCTGTTGCTGCATTTTCGGGTGGCGGAAAATCAACTACAATGTTAAAGCTGCTAGATCAGGAAAATGCAAAGTTTGTCTCTAATGATCGCCTGTTTATTCGTCAAAAAGACGGGCAGTGCATTGCGCGTGGTGTGCCCAAATTACCACGTGTTAATCCCGGCACTTTGTTGTATAACCCTAAATTAAAATCGATTCTTTCGGATTCAGAACAAGCCCGGCTTAGCGTTTTACCTAAATCAGAATTATGGGATTTAGAGCAAAAATACGATGTAATGGTGGCATCGGTTTATGGCGACGAAAAAATACAAGTGGATTGTGAACTTCAAGATTTACTGTTGTTGAATTGGCATCGCGATAATACCGATAATACGCAGATCAAGGCGATTGATATTGCCACACGGCCCGACCTTATCGCAGCTATTGCCAAAAGCCCTGGACCGTTTTATCACAACAACAAGGGGGATTTTTTAATGGACCCTTCACTGCCTGCAGATAAACTTTATATTGATGCTTTAAAAGGAGTCAATGTTTATGAGGTCAGTGGCTGCGCTGATTTTAATAAGTTGGTTGAACTTTATCTGACCAAGATTGAGGCCTAG
- a CDS encoding GAK system ATP-grasp enzyme, translating to MNNLKVGVIGIPGKWSTEVLADRLEEMTGFRLVIDMAEVTLDLASKHLMFRGINLCELDGLIVKKISQAYSPSMLDRIELLRVAEQAGVRVFSRPESILRLVDRLSCTVTLRNHDIPMPKTCVTESLDAAVSAIEEYGEVVLKPLFSTKARGMTLLNAKQPRDELRSQLSLFQQDNPMLYLQQKCDLHGQDLGIVFLGGEYIGTYARVSQSDSWNTTILAGGEYKPFTPDDEVIALAKKAQQPFALDFTTVDVAFTDDGPIVFEVSAFGGFKGALDGCGIDAAKLYSQYIIDSFAG from the coding sequence TTGAATAATTTAAAAGTTGGCGTTATTGGTATTCCGGGTAAATGGTCGACAGAAGTGCTGGCTGACCGCCTTGAAGAGATGACTGGTTTTCGCTTAGTAATCGATATGGCAGAAGTGACCCTTGATCTTGCGTCTAAGCATTTAATGTTTCGTGGTATTAATCTTTGCGAGCTCGATGGATTGATTGTAAAAAAAATCAGCCAAGCCTATTCACCCTCGATGCTGGATCGCATTGAGTTGCTGCGTGTTGCGGAGCAGGCAGGGGTAAGGGTTTTTTCTCGCCCCGAAAGTATTTTACGGCTAGTTGATCGTTTGAGCTGTACCGTGACGTTACGTAATCATGATATCCCAATGCCAAAAACCTGTGTGACCGAATCGCTAGATGCGGCTGTGTCGGCCATTGAGGAATATGGTGAAGTGGTATTAAAACCCTTATTCTCAACGAAAGCGCGCGGCATGACATTACTAAATGCCAAGCAGCCTCGCGATGAATTACGCTCACAACTGAGTCTATTTCAGCAAGATAACCCCATGCTGTACTTGCAGCAAAAATGTGATCTTCATGGGCAGGATCTTGGTATTGTATTTTTGGGCGGGGAGTATATTGGAACCTATGCGCGGGTATCACAAAGTGATAGCTGGAATACCACGATATTAGCAGGTGGTGAATATAAGCCCTTTACACCCGATGATGAGGTGATAGCGCTCGCCAAAAAAGCCCAGCAGCCCTTTGCCCTCGATTTCACAACCGTTGATGTCGCTTTTACGGATGATGGGCCAATCGTATTTGAAGTGTCTGCTTTTGGTGGTTTTAAAGGCGCGCTGGACGGATGCGGTATTGATGCGGCAAAATTGTATAGCCAGTATATTATTGATTCTTTTGCTGGTTAA
- a CDS encoding phosphotransferase — protein MLELNKQTRENLHFFFLEVHEQLSLVELYFRHPDARVVQRLTGRAGYSDNLRSRIQQGLMRQLMARKKNRSSDVGLKAIEELVFDVSGLCSLGCEAIQECHKHVLPDQLSARKLCAKLVKSLRRTIADIEPALSEYDCHKAITIGKAARSLTKRLKPITEKILTDSSSGDSKSISGLLFSTYALGLMLKQLEKVSEAILTATLGQKMNIGRYRALARVADQYKTETDNLQINTVAETRSGSTIAGLRLVTDRYESSQYMAIFKEGDRHKLKEEVDGVESWHGIFPGLAPKVLSYNKKGDRASLLIEHLPGHTFENLVLSDDTKLLNNGLKSLLKTLKKVWNATHLNEPASAYYCQQLETRLPVIFGVHPQFQTSYQSVCGIRVLSFEDLLTQAKARESGFCAPFSVYIHGDFNLDNILFDPAENHINFIDLHRSCYQDYVQDISVFMVSVYRLQIIDHDRRKQAMDVVLRFIGAMRHYAKSRDDTFFEYRLAFALARSFASSTRFILDRRLSERMYFRARYLLERCLAVERGKESRFKLPFGDLFFE, from the coding sequence ATGCTTGAACTTAATAAACAGACTCGCGAAAACTTACATTTCTTTTTTTTAGAAGTTCATGAGCAGCTATCGCTTGTAGAGCTATATTTCCGCCATCCTGATGCACGAGTGGTGCAGCGACTTACCGGGCGGGCAGGATATTCTGATAATCTGCGCAGTCGTATTCAGCAGGGTCTGATGCGTCAATTAATGGCACGCAAAAAGAATCGCTCCTCAGATGTAGGCCTTAAAGCCATTGAGGAGCTGGTGTTTGACGTATCCGGCTTATGCAGTCTTGGCTGTGAAGCGATTCAGGAATGTCATAAGCATGTTTTGCCTGATCAGTTGAGTGCGCGTAAGCTATGTGCCAAATTGGTGAAGTCATTACGCCGAACAATAGCGGATATCGAACCCGCATTAAGTGAATACGATTGCCATAAAGCAATTACAATTGGTAAAGCCGCCCGTAGTCTGACTAAGCGCCTGAAGCCAATTACAGAGAAAATACTGACGGACTCATCATCAGGTGACTCGAAAAGTATTTCCGGGCTGTTGTTTAGTACCTATGCTTTGGGCCTAATGCTAAAGCAGCTAGAAAAAGTATCGGAAGCTATCCTCACGGCAACCCTAGGCCAAAAAATGAATATTGGGCGTTATCGCGCTTTGGCGCGAGTGGCTGATCAATATAAAACTGAAACAGACAATCTTCAAATAAATACGGTTGCCGAGACTCGCTCGGGAAGTACGATTGCAGGGTTGCGACTTGTAACTGATAGGTATGAATCTTCTCAATATATGGCGATTTTTAAGGAAGGGGATCGTCATAAGCTTAAGGAGGAGGTCGACGGTGTAGAGAGCTGGCATGGTATTTTTCCCGGGCTAGCACCCAAAGTGCTTTCCTATAATAAAAAAGGTGATCGCGCATCGTTATTAATTGAACATCTTCCTGGTCATACATTTGAAAATTTAGTATTAAGTGATGATACTAAATTATTAAATAACGGACTAAAATCACTGCTTAAAACATTAAAGAAGGTGTGGAACGCGACCCATCTTAATGAACCTGCCAGTGCATATTATTGTCAGCAACTGGAAACACGTTTACCAGTTATTTTTGGTGTTCACCCGCAGTTTCAAACATCGTATCAGTCAGTCTGCGGTATTCGCGTTCTTTCCTTTGAAGACCTCCTGACTCAGGCCAAAGCAAGAGAGTCAGGGTTTTGTGCGCCATTTTCGGTTTACATTCATGGTGATTTCAATCTTGATAATATCTTATTTGACCCTGCAGAGAATCACATCAATTTTATTGATTTACACCGTTCCTGTTATCAGGATTATGTACAAGATATTTCAGTATTTATGGTCTCTGTATACCGTCTGCAGATCATAGATCATGACCGCCGAAAACAGGCGATGGATGTTGTTTTACGCTTTATTGGTGCCATGCGACATTACGCAAAGAGCCGCGATGATACCTTTTTTGAGTATCGTCTTGCCTTTGCACTCGCACGTTCCTTTGCTTCTTCAACGCGCTTTATTCTAGATCGCCGTTTGTCTGAGCGTATGTATTTTCGCGCGCGCTATTTACTAGAGCGCTGTTTAGCTGTTGAACGGGGAAAAGAATCTAGGTTCAAATTACCTTTTGGAGACTTATTTTTTGAATAA
- a CDS encoding fasciclin domain-containing protein: MLNKILTIGALLMSSLIFMPLAQANSHVMKKDIVDVAVENGSFTTLVAALKAAELVDTLKGKGPFTVFAPTDEAFAKLPEGTLEMLLMPENKEQLVSILTYHVVAGKVMAKDVMKLDSATTIQGQDVMVHIMDGKVMIDDATVVIADVKASNGVIHVIDSVILPK; encoded by the coding sequence ATGTTAAACAAAATATTAACTATTGGTGCGTTACTAATGAGCAGTTTGATTTTTATGCCTTTGGCACAAGCAAACAGTCATGTCATGAAAAAAGATATTGTTGATGTGGCTGTTGAAAATGGTTCGTTTACAACCCTTGTTGCAGCATTAAAAGCAGCTGAATTGGTGGATACTTTAAAAGGTAAAGGACCTTTCACTGTGTTTGCACCAACTGACGAGGCATTTGCTAAATTACCTGAAGGCACGTTAGAAATGTTACTAATGCCTGAAAACAAAGAACAGTTGGTTTCAATACTAACCTACCATGTAGTTGCCGGCAAAGTAATGGCTAAAGATGTAATGAAACTCGACAGTGCAACAACTATTCAGGGACAAGATGTTATGGTGCACATCATGGACGGTAAAGTAATGATAGACGATGCTACCGTAGTGATAGCTGATGTCAAAGCAAGCAATGGCGTTATCCATGTAATAGACAGTGTGATTTTACCAAAATAA
- the chrA gene encoding chromate efflux transporter, which yields MRVNTRELTKQTPPSLPTLFWIFLKIGSTAFGGFMALISVVKNYLVDREKLLTDEDMLDGISLATILPGPVAVNVVAYAGYRIRGVAGAITCATAVTLPSFFLILFLSYAYFTWGEIPSVSNIFKGILPAVAAVIVATSINMGRKALSSAIDLSIAVTAMLILIFIGGFYSTIIIIILAGCIGWLLFKKEILLTSQKEYPEKSTVQKMSEADKTRGQISKNKLRLMPIITVSGVSVVAILSTLFNAQTLLAGKLFATFAGMSVLLFGGGFVFIPLMQESVVETYQWVTHKEFIDAIAMGQITPGPILISATFIGYKVAGVLGATIATIGIFVPPAIIMLICTHYLERVKHSYNLRAILKGIRCAVIGMIASAAYIVSLSAEYNLISLAIFIVSIFALLKLKLEVVWIIPLAGITGLLAFT from the coding sequence ATGCGTGTAAATACCCGAGAATTAACTAAGCAAACACCTCCCTCGCTACCTACCCTATTTTGGATATTTCTCAAAATTGGCAGCACAGCTTTTGGCGGCTTTATGGCGCTGATATCCGTAGTTAAAAATTACCTTGTTGATAGAGAGAAACTACTTACCGATGAGGATATGCTAGACGGAATATCACTTGCAACAATATTACCTGGGCCTGTGGCGGTAAATGTTGTCGCTTATGCAGGCTACCGAATTCGTGGCGTTGCAGGTGCAATAACATGCGCAACAGCTGTCACCCTCCCCTCTTTCTTTCTTATTCTTTTTTTAAGTTATGCTTATTTTACTTGGGGCGAAATACCCAGTGTTAGCAATATATTTAAAGGTATCCTGCCAGCCGTAGCAGCCGTCATTGTCGCAACCTCGATTAACATGGGAAGAAAAGCCTTATCTAGTGCGATTGATTTAAGCATCGCTGTAACAGCGATGCTGATACTGATATTTATTGGCGGTTTCTACAGTACTATAATCATTATTATATTAGCCGGTTGTATTGGTTGGCTGTTATTTAAAAAGGAAATACTTCTCACCTCTCAAAAAGAATATCCTGAAAAATCAACAGTACAGAAAATGAGCGAAGCAGATAAAACTCGCGGCCAAATCAGTAAGAACAAGCTTCGCTTAATGCCTATCATTACTGTTTCAGGTGTAAGTGTTGTTGCCATCCTATCGACATTGTTCAATGCTCAAACACTTCTGGCAGGAAAACTTTTCGCAACGTTTGCAGGCATGAGCGTACTCTTATTTGGCGGCGGTTTTGTTTTTATCCCCCTAATGCAAGAATCTGTCGTTGAAACATACCAGTGGGTTACCCATAAAGAGTTTATTGATGCTATAGCGATGGGCCAAATCACCCCTGGACCCATTTTAATTAGCGCAACATTTATAGGCTATAAAGTAGCTGGAGTGCTTGGTGCAACTATTGCCACCATCGGAATTTTTGTACCACCCGCTATCATTATGCTGATCTGCACACATTACCTGGAGCGCGTTAAACACTCGTATAATCTCAGGGCAATTCTTAAAGGCATTCGCTGTGCTGTCATTGGTATGATTGCCTCAGCCGCTTATATAGTTTCATTATCAGCTGAATACAATTTAATATCATTGGCTATCTTCATTGTTTCAATCTTTGCGTTATTAAAACTTAAGTTAGAAGTAGTCTGGATTATTCCTTTGGCAGGAATAACAGGGCTACTTGCTTTTACATGA
- a CDS encoding sulfotransferase family protein — protein sequence MTPIFMIGTQRSGSNLLRLMLNQLSDIASPHPPHILERMFPLVESYGDLDLDVNYKKLIDDICRLVELNPVEWSGITFDRSKIKSHATGRSLLGVYAAIHDLYTESQGAKTWCCKSLANIKYINQIEEHFENPKYIYLYRDGRDVALSFQKAVVGEKHIYNIATGWSKTQKIALDFKKLIDKKRFFCISYEELTQGPEKIARSLCEFLGVEYVPEILEFHKSNEAKNAAKSSELWGNVTSPIITNNSRKFLAEMSPANIEIFESVSGNILDELGYERCRIVLGEEKIFSHDEIDSFNSLNTKMKQEKMSQVDEKDKQRRERQTELLKEIKNRPIA from the coding sequence ATGACACCTATATTTATGATTGGAACTCAACGATCTGGCTCAAATTTATTAAGACTAATGCTAAATCAGCTGAGCGATATAGCTTCTCCACATCCACCACATATATTAGAGCGCATGTTTCCTTTGGTTGAATCTTATGGAGATTTGGATCTTGATGTTAACTATAAAAAATTAATTGATGACATTTGTAGACTGGTGGAGCTAAACCCCGTCGAATGGAGCGGAATTACTTTTGATCGAAGTAAAATAAAATCACATGCCACAGGCAGGTCACTGCTCGGTGTTTATGCCGCAATTCATGATCTTTACACTGAAAGTCAAGGTGCTAAAACATGGTGCTGTAAAAGTCTCGCTAATATAAAGTACATAAACCAAATTGAAGAACACTTTGAAAACCCTAAATATATTTACTTATATCGAGATGGCCGCGATGTCGCTTTATCATTTCAAAAGGCAGTTGTAGGTGAAAAGCACATTTATAACATTGCAACTGGCTGGTCAAAAACACAAAAAATTGCCTTAGACTTTAAAAAACTAATTGATAAAAAACGTTTTTTCTGTATTAGTTATGAGGAACTCACGCAAGGCCCCGAAAAAATCGCTAGGTCTCTTTGTGAATTTTTAGGTGTAGAGTACGTCCCTGAAATTCTTGAGTTCCATAAAAGTAATGAAGCTAAAAACGCAGCCAAATCTAGCGAGTTATGGGGCAATGTCACTAGCCCGATCATAACAAATAACAGCAGGAAATTTCTGGCAGAAATGTCACCAGCTAACATTGAAATTTTTGAATCCGTTTCTGGAAATATATTAGACGAACTAGGCTACGAGAGATGCAGAATTGTTCTCGGTGAAGAAAAAATATTTTCACACGACGAAATTGATAGCTTCAATAGTTTAAATACAAAAATGAAGCAGGAAAAAATGTCACAGGTTGATGAAAAAGACAAGCAGCGCCGTGAACGTCAAACTGAATTATTAAAAGAAATTAAAAATAGACCGATCGCATAG
- a CDS encoding YodC family protein: MINIYSTGDVVKLKSGGPEMTVNKVFVNIDDEFTGNYECQWFAGDKLDEGIFPEESLVEVTAEE, translated from the coding sequence ATGATCAATATATATAGCACAGGTGATGTCGTAAAACTAAAATCAGGTGGGCCTGAAATGACGGTTAACAAGGTATTCGTCAATATTGATGATGAATTTACTGGGAACTATGAATGTCAGTGGTTTGCAGGGGATAAGCTTGATGAAGGTATTTTCCCCGAAGAATCATTAGTCGAAGTGACTGCTGAGGAATAA
- a CDS encoding ABC transporter ATP-binding protein, protein MTKSKFILHYFLLNKFSYLFAIVCIFVVNYLQVEIPRYIQLAVDLLNESTLASKQGLVENVQWVIALSVVMVVIRILSRVYSLNPGRITEATLKNDIFQRLNRLPSTFHAQFASGKLISIINNDLNGIRLFYGIGFLQLFNILFALSLTPIWMWKISPALTLYSVIPIIIASIIFRIGFRRLRALQAERLTRLQDLSEQLMNYLGGIDLIKNQQMGEWVTSELNEVNRRLFDCTMKIAKIQTIFMPILDYANHFMKVLILGLGGYYLLQEKLSIGEITAFLSYSVLLAIPLMHLGRIVTVYQMGMISIDSVQNILNNEVPSTDLLRMDIDQKSALRKSTLLVKNLSYCYPSATNGQSEMVLKDLNFSIEPGEKVGVLGSIGAGKSTLVNCLNHHLSLQAGQIFWGNKDITQVSRQDWRSYVRTITQDPFLFSDTISENVKFGSKQQDQAADQLDMEQVLELSQLSEDVRRFSDGDQTLVGEKGIMLSGGQKQRLSIARALLTPSDLIIMDNVLSAVDYETERTILKGVFNRIEGQSLLVVSHRVSALEYMDKILVLEQGEIIARGTHAQLLESSSYYRHTWQLQQHETEDSA, encoded by the coding sequence ATGACTAAATCTAAATTTATACTGCACTATTTCCTGTTAAACAAATTTTCTTATTTGTTTGCAATTGTCTGTATTTTTGTAGTTAATTACCTGCAGGTGGAAATTCCCCGCTATATCCAGCTTGCCGTTGATCTACTTAACGAGTCAACACTTGCCTCGAAACAGGGCCTAGTTGAAAACGTACAATGGGTGATTGCACTGTCGGTGGTAATGGTGGTGATCCGTATTCTGTCCCGGGTATATTCGTTAAACCCAGGCCGCATTACAGAAGCGACCTTGAAAAATGATATTTTTCAGCGTTTGAACCGGCTTCCTTCAACCTTTCACGCGCAATTTGCGTCCGGCAAACTGATATCTATTATCAATAATGACCTTAACGGTATTCGCCTGTTTTATGGTATTGGGTTTTTACAGCTGTTTAATATTTTATTTGCATTGTCTCTTACACCGATTTGGATGTGGAAAATCTCTCCAGCATTAACTCTGTACTCTGTGATCCCAATCATTATTGCCTCCATTATTTTCCGCATTGGTTTTAGAAGATTGCGCGCCTTACAGGCAGAACGATTGACACGTTTGCAGGATTTATCTGAGCAGTTGATGAACTATCTGGGCGGGATCGACTTGATTAAAAATCAGCAGATGGGAGAGTGGGTGACCAGCGAACTGAATGAAGTCAATCGCCGTCTCTTTGATTGCACCATGAAAATAGCCAAAATCCAAACCATCTTTATGCCTATTCTGGATTACGCCAACCATTTTATGAAAGTGCTGATATTGGGACTGGGCGGTTATTATCTTTTACAGGAAAAACTGTCGATTGGTGAAATTACTGCCTTTTTGTCCTATTCCGTACTCTTGGCTATACCGCTAATGCACTTGGGCCGAATTGTCACGGTTTATCAAATGGGTATGATCAGTATTGATAGTGTGCAGAATATTCTCAATAATGAGGTGCCAAGCACGGATCTGTTGAGAATGGACATTGATCAAAAATCCGCCTTACGAAAATCAACACTTTTAGTAAAAAACCTCAGTTACTGCTATCCAAGCGCCACGAATGGACAATCGGAGATGGTGCTAAAAGACCTCAACTTTTCCATTGAACCCGGTGAGAAAGTCGGCGTTTTAGGCAGCATTGGTGCCGGTAAAAGTACGCTGGTAAATTGTTTAAATCATCACTTGTCTCTTCAAGCCGGGCAAATTTTTTGGGGTAACAAAGATATTACGCAGGTATCGCGTCAGGATTGGCGCAGCTATGTCCGGACCATTACTCAGGACCCTTTTCTCTTTTCTGATACTATTTCTGAGAATGTTAAGTTTGGCTCCAAACAACAAGATCAAGCAGCTGATCAACTCGACATGGAGCAGGTGCTCGAACTCAGCCAGTTAAGCGAAGATGTGCGACGTTTTAGTGACGGCGACCAAACACTGGTGGGTGAAAAAGGCATTATGCTATCGGGGGGACAAAAGCAGCGTCTGAGTATCGCCCGAGCTCTGCTGACACCCAGCGACCTGATTATTATGGACAATGTATTGTCTGCCGTGGATTACGAAACCGAGCGAACCATTCTAAAAGGGGTATTCAATCGCATTGAGGGGCAGAGTTTGTTGGTGGTTTCTCACCGCGTCAGCGCGCTGGAATACATGGATAAAATTTTGGTATTGGAACAGGGTGAAATCATCGCCCGTGGCACGCACGCTCAACTACTTGAGTCATCCAGTTATTATCGCCATACCTGGCAATTACAGCAACATGAGACGGAGGACTCCGCATGA
- a CDS encoding ABC transporter ATP-binding protein, whose translation MIKSPDLAYLKHFYYYASCYKKTALIGLLMMPISVAANVLFPWLVIQVIDQHLTPGKYAGLMFLIAVMVVVLIVNYIADGIYTYCLRMTGQKAVFDMRMALFGRILKLPRTYFDKTPAGVTLSRLTSDLEAIGESFVLGVLNLVKDSINTLAVLIFMFFINWQLALLVLLVFPPVLLLTQYVRNRLREMYSITRSSLAKGTGFLQECLLGVKTVQLYGAEEDVESKYQGYTEDFLRAQLKTNKYDATLFSIITGITSITIGLIIWYGSGKVLEGIISLGVLIAFINTLEKVFVPLRDFTSQIAAIQRSFAAFEHIEELFEEVLEEQGRTLLPADTIKEKLANFESLEFKNVRFRYGGTGPYVLDDVSFRLNKGEQLALVGTTGSGKSTIIRIMSKTYMDYQGSILLNGLELSSIPKDSMSHLFSLMQQDVFLFEKNIQFNISLGAPEISNDAVIDAAEYVYAHDFILELPDQYQFELKKSGSNLSAGQAQLISFARVVAQGGQVMMLDEATSSVDSITENLIQKAIGRLFEEKTVIAIAHRLSTIRHSDQILVLNQGKIVEQGNHQALLAINGVYSRLLNTEVNNSPILTKST comes from the coding sequence ATGATTAAATCTCCAGATCTCGCCTACCTTAAGCATTTCTATTATTACGCTTCGTGCTACAAAAAAACCGCACTGATTGGTTTGCTGATGATGCCGATATCGGTAGCCGCCAACGTATTATTTCCCTGGCTGGTTATTCAAGTAATCGATCAGCACCTTACCCCAGGTAAATACGCCGGGCTGATGTTCCTGATTGCTGTCATGGTGGTGGTGTTGATTGTTAATTACATTGCCGATGGAATCTATACATACTGCTTGCGCATGACCGGGCAGAAAGCCGTTTTCGATATGAGGATGGCGTTGTTTGGGCGCATTTTGAAACTGCCCAGAACCTATTTTGATAAAACGCCCGCGGGAGTGACTTTGTCGCGATTGACCAGCGATCTTGAAGCCATTGGTGAGTCCTTTGTACTGGGCGTACTGAATTTGGTAAAAGACTCGATCAACACCCTAGCGGTGCTGATTTTTATGTTTTTTATCAACTGGCAATTAGCCTTGTTGGTGTTGCTGGTGTTTCCGCCTGTACTACTGCTAACCCAGTATGTCCGTAATCGCCTGCGTGAAATGTATAGCATCACACGCTCATCTTTGGCCAAAGGGACAGGCTTTCTGCAAGAGTGTTTGTTGGGGGTCAAAACCGTTCAACTGTATGGCGCCGAAGAGGACGTAGAATCCAAGTATCAAGGTTACACAGAAGATTTCCTGCGGGCGCAATTAAAAACCAATAAATACGATGCCACCTTATTTTCGATTATAACCGGCATCACTAGCATCACCATCGGACTGATTATTTGGTATGGCTCCGGTAAGGTTCTCGAGGGAATTATCAGCCTTGGCGTCTTGATAGCCTTTATCAATACGTTGGAAAAAGTGTTTGTGCCTCTGCGGGATTTTACCTCGCAAATCGCGGCTATCCAGCGTTCTTTTGCGGCCTTTGAGCACATTGAAGAACTTTTTGAGGAAGTCCTAGAAGAACAAGGGCGAACGCTGTTGCCAGCAGACACGATAAAAGAAAAGCTGGCTAATTTTGAGTCTCTGGAATTCAAAAATGTACGTTTCCGTTATGGCGGCACAGGTCCCTACGTTTTGGATGACGTGTCCTTTCGACTCAACAAAGGCGAGCAATTAGCTTTGGTCGGCACGACCGGCTCAGGCAAGTCGACGATCATTCGTATTATGAGTAAAACCTATATGGACTATCAAGGCAGTATTCTGCTCAATGGCCTTGAGCTGTCGAGCATTCCCAAAGACTCAATGTCGCACTTGTTTTCTCTAATGCAGCAGGACGTCTTTCTATTTGAGAAGAATATTCAATTTAATATATCCCTTGGTGCTCCCGAAATCAGTAACGATGCGGTGATCGATGCTGCGGAATACGTTTATGCCCACGACTTTATTTTGGAGCTGCCGGATCAGTACCAATTTGAGCTGAAAAAAAGCGGCAGTAATTTGTCGGCAGGCCAAGCTCAGCTGATCTCCTTTGCTCGGGTTGTGGCTCAGGGCGGACAGGTAATGATGTTGGATGAGGCCACCAGTTCCGTGGATTCCATTACCGAGAATCTAATCCAAAAAGCCATCGGGCGCTTGTTTGAGGAAAAGACCGTGATCGCCATTGCTCACCGTCTGAGTACCATTCGCCACTCAGATCAAATTTTGGTGCTCAACCAAGGCAAGATTGTGGAACAGGGCAACCACCAGGCGTTGCTGGCAATAAATGGCGTTTACTCGCGCTTACTCAATACTGAAGTCAACAATAGCCCAATTTTGACAAAGTCGACCTGA
- a CDS encoding zinc ribbon domain-containing protein, with amino-acid sequence MSDKMKNCPFCGEVIFKRATKCKHCAANIDTGISNTSKPVTDYGLLLLGLPVVTTFLIWFWISGLNLLQSPGGKMSLLILLTVLGTAIITAMEASKVGMKSDIKKGSYSPTAWFFIISLIWIIGYPVYLYKRKNYGLSNRLIMGGIIAVIFVSSWGIMNLAIDSQKEKFRGDLEQVQQQLNSLVNFFIIS; translated from the coding sequence ATGAGTGATAAGATGAAAAACTGTCCTTTTTGCGGTGAAGTTATTTTTAAAAGAGCAACGAAATGTAAGCATTGCGCTGCTAATATTGATACCGGGATAAGCAATACATCCAAACCTGTTACAGATTATGGGCTGCTTTTATTGGGACTTCCAGTTGTCACTACCTTTCTTATTTGGTTCTGGATTTCGGGGCTAAATCTGCTTCAATCACCAGGCGGAAAAATGTCTCTGCTTATTCTTCTTACTGTATTAGGTACCGCCATTATTACCGCAATGGAAGCCAGTAAAGTTGGAATGAAATCCGATATAAAAAAAGGAAGTTATAGCCCCACAGCCTGGTTCTTCATTATTTCTTTGATTTGGATAATTGGTTATCCAGTTTATCTTTATAAAAGAAAAAATTACGGTTTAAGTAATCGTCTAATTATGGGGGGGATTATTGCTGTTATTTTTGTAAGCAGCTGGGGCATAATGAATTTAGCCATTGATTCTCAAAAAGAAAAATTTAGAGGTGATTTAGAACAAGTGCAGCAGCAGTTAAATTCGCTTGTTAATTTTTTTATAATTTCCTGA